In Methylocystis echinoides, one genomic interval encodes:
- a CDS encoding primase-helicase family protein, whose translation MSEKKDIATAVEGAEVVIFPGVRRSPAAQGEDADFPGDRPASDGGGSEPPESDAPPPEDDGGSDGDVIDDMNGEYSFVLMGSRAVIMRETPHAPIEDRTRVLSIDAFKAYFQNQLRPVKRRERQEDGSYKTVTRHMAIAPYWLRHKRRRTYDGIEFFPDAKNASGTPGYFNLWRGFSVSPDAETEPGERWKKYFTFLDHVKANICDGDYQVFRWVWHWFAHIVQRPRERIGTAIVLRGKMGTGKTIVGDVIGSLFASHYFLVDDPRYLVGQFNAHMASCLLLQVDEGFWAGDKAAEGRLKGLVTAPKQMIEAKGVDPIRLDNYVRLLFSSNEIWVVPAGMDERRFAVFDVADHWKEDHGRFAQLYAELNSGGREALLADLLAVDLDAPDAPNVRVIPKTEALLEQKIRSLDPIAAWWLGRLVDGSQTHRAAGWRERVPSSTIFNDYLRTVEKLGVRRKSAEIEFGMQMRRLLPDLKRVKSTEEVEVFDEQSGAHHTVIRRVWCLEFPSLVDARAAFDAALKQQFKWNEPGDGEAEAE comes from the coding sequence GTGAGCGAAAAGAAGGATATCGCCACCGCCGTCGAAGGCGCCGAAGTCGTGATTTTTCCGGGCGTCCGTCGCTCGCCCGCTGCACAAGGCGAGGACGCGGACTTTCCTGGCGACAGGCCCGCGAGCGACGGCGGCGGATCGGAACCGCCTGAAAGCGACGCGCCGCCGCCTGAAGACGATGGTGGCTCTGACGGCGACGTGATTGACGATATGAACGGCGAGTATAGCTTCGTGCTTATGGGCTCGCGCGCGGTGATTATGCGCGAGACGCCGCATGCCCCGATCGAGGACCGCACCCGCGTCCTTTCGATCGATGCGTTCAAAGCTTACTTTCAAAACCAACTACGCCCCGTCAAGCGGCGGGAGCGGCAGGAAGACGGGTCTTACAAGACGGTCACCCGCCATATGGCGATCGCCCCCTATTGGCTCCGGCACAAGCGGCGGCGCACCTATGACGGAATAGAGTTTTTCCCCGACGCGAAGAATGCTTCTGGCACGCCTGGCTATTTCAATTTGTGGCGGGGCTTTTCTGTCTCGCCCGACGCGGAGACGGAGCCGGGAGAGCGCTGGAAAAAGTATTTCACCTTCCTCGACCATGTGAAGGCGAATATTTGCGACGGCGACTACCAGGTTTTCAGGTGGGTCTGGCACTGGTTCGCGCATATTGTGCAGCGACCGCGCGAGCGCATCGGCACGGCGATCGTGCTGCGCGGGAAGATGGGAACCGGTAAGACGATCGTCGGCGACGTCATAGGGTCGCTATTTGCCTCGCATTATTTCCTTGTCGACGATCCCCGGTATCTGGTGGGTCAGTTCAACGCGCATATGGCGAGCTGCCTCCTGCTCCAGGTCGACGAAGGCTTCTGGGCTGGCGACAAGGCCGCTGAAGGCCGGCTAAAGGGGCTTGTCACTGCGCCAAAGCAAATGATCGAAGCCAAGGGCGTTGACCCAATCCGCCTTGATAACTATGTGCGGTTGCTTTTCTCTTCGAATGAAATCTGGGTTGTTCCCGCCGGCATGGATGAGCGGCGGTTCGCGGTGTTCGATGTCGCCGACCATTGGAAAGAAGACCATGGCCGGTTCGCACAGCTCTACGCCGAGCTCAACAGCGGCGGGAGAGAGGCGCTTTTAGCGGATTTGCTCGCCGTCGATCTCGACGCGCCCGACGCGCCCAATGTTCGGGTCATTCCAAAAACGGAGGCGCTGCTCGAGCAGAAAATCCGCTCTCTCGACCCGATCGCCGCATGGTGGCTCGGACGCCTCGTCGATGGCTCTCAAACCCATCGCGCCGCCGGTTGGCGCGAGAGAGTGCCGTCCTCGACGATCTTCAACGATTACCTTCGAACGGTCGAGAAGCTCGGCGTCCGACGCAAGTCCGCGGAGATAGAGTTTGGGATGCAAATGCGCCGGCTTTTGCCGGATCTGAAGCGGGTGAAGTCGACCGAAGAGGTCGAGGTCTTCGATGAGCAAAGCGGCGCCCATCACACCGTGATCCGGCGCGTGTGGTGTTTGGAATTCCCGAGCTTGGTCGACGCTCGCGCCGCGTTCGACGCGGCGCTCAAGCAGCAATTCAAATGGAATGAGCCGGGAGATGGCGAGGCGGAGGCCGAATGA
- a CDS encoding helix-turn-helix transcriptional regulator, whose protein sequence is MVIVRPAALKNHFGIFSCQIIPFWYPCGMKLQHFLEHNNMSRADFAKAVGVSEVAITRYVGGKRMPRPDLLVKIKEATRGAVTADDFLPSSASPEGSSPFSPEAAE, encoded by the coding sequence ATGGTAATTGTCCGGCCGGCGGCGCTCAAAAACCATTTTGGAATTTTCTCTTGCCAAATAATACCCTTCTGGTATCCATGCGGCATGAAGCTTCAGCACTTCCTTGAGCATAACAATATGAGCCGCGCCGATTTCGCGAAGGCTGTCGGTGTCTCTGAAGTTGCAATCACCCGCTACGTCGGCGGCAAGAGGATGCCACGGCCCGATCTTCTTGTGAAAATCAAGGAAGCCACGAGAGGGGCCGTTACCGCGGACGACTTCCTTCCGTCTTCCGCATCACCTGAGGGATCGAGTCCTTTTTCCCCAGAGGCCGCTGAATGA
- a CDS encoding transcription termination/antitermination protein NusG, whose protein sequence is MAERWYVVECFEGKDREVYGRLAALGFEVWRPVLKVRSASRWEGRPLEAKQRRSRYVAIFGRYLFIRVDMSDSVYSAIKEQPGVDAWLCFAGSDEPATVPDALILHYRQLRLDRADVSIVFTKGDVVRALQGPFATFQGVVSRVDSRGVLCVEMSIFGRPTPIIFPVGHVELVEHGLRLPIGRDVKQRLQKRA, encoded by the coding sequence ATGGCGGAACGCTGGTATGTGGTCGAGTGCTTCGAGGGCAAGGACAGGGAAGTCTACGGTCGCCTGGCGGCGCTTGGATTTGAGGTATGGCGGCCCGTGCTGAAGGTCCGCTCAGCATCGCGTTGGGAGGGCCGGCCGTTAGAGGCCAAGCAACGCCGGTCACGATACGTCGCGATCTTCGGGCGCTATCTCTTCATCCGGGTAGACATGAGCGATTCGGTTTACAGCGCCATCAAAGAACAGCCTGGCGTCGATGCTTGGCTCTGCTTTGCCGGATCGGATGAGCCGGCGACAGTCCCTGACGCGCTGATATTGCACTACCGCCAACTAAGGCTGGATCGCGCTGATGTATCAATTGTTTTCACTAAGGGCGACGTCGTTCGCGCCTTGCAGGGGCCGTTTGCAACCTTCCAGGGCGTCGTCAGTCGGGTTGACTCTCGAGGCGTGCTGTGTGTTGAAATGAGCATCTTCGGCAGACCGACGCCCATAATCTTTCCAGTCGGTCACGTCGAGCTCGTGGAGCATGGCCTACGGCTTCCGATCGGGCGCGACGTTAAGCAACGTCTGCAAAAGCGGGCGTGA
- a CDS encoding DNA primase, with protein MSVSEDFAWREWIDEARRVTVASYCAARGLKIRPGDAGQPCPGCGGRDRFSVNTRKNVWNCRASGFSGDAIALAQHIDGLDFLGACEAVTGRAPPGRDARETPEERREREARLAAREEKRIAEEARRAREQNAYREAERRRAWGFWQRSIQIEGTPAEAYLERRRIRPHATSRLRFAAEMELWTESRRTVARRGPAMLAAIEGVDGRFTGVHVTWIDLDAPKGKAETIDPETGLMLPAKKVRGSLKGGSIRMVSAGHKPRRWFLGEGIETVLSVYWSLVEAGSALIEGAEFRTSVDLDNLGGKAKGRVRHPTKTFVDSKGRTRPVIARDDTPVDPELDWPVIFIPPSVDELVLLGDGDSDPFTTRLALLRAAKRFSREYPALAIKLAMSEEGLDFNDMRMRQRW; from the coding sequence ATGAGCGTCTCGGAGGATTTTGCCTGGCGCGAATGGATCGACGAAGCGCGGCGTGTGACCGTCGCAAGCTATTGCGCCGCGCGCGGGCTCAAGATCAGGCCCGGCGACGCCGGGCAGCCCTGCCCCGGCTGCGGCGGCCGCGATCGCTTTTCCGTCAACACCCGGAAGAACGTCTGGAACTGCCGAGCGTCGGGGTTTTCCGGCGACGCGATCGCCCTGGCCCAGCATATCGACGGTCTCGACTTCCTCGGCGCCTGTGAGGCGGTGACCGGCCGCGCGCCCCCGGGCCGTGACGCGAGGGAGACGCCGGAGGAGCGGCGGGAGCGAGAGGCGCGCCTCGCCGCGCGGGAAGAAAAACGGATCGCTGAGGAAGCACGGCGAGCCCGGGAGCAGAACGCCTATCGTGAAGCGGAGCGTCGTCGCGCCTGGGGCTTCTGGCAGCGCTCTATCCAGATTGAGGGGACGCCCGCGGAGGCCTATCTCGAGCGGCGGCGAATCCGGCCGCACGCGACCTCACGACTGCGTTTCGCGGCCGAAATGGAGCTCTGGACGGAATCGAGACGCACGGTCGCGCGCAGGGGGCCGGCGATGCTCGCGGCGATCGAAGGCGTCGACGGCCGTTTCACAGGCGTGCACGTCACCTGGATTGATCTCGACGCGCCAAAGGGCAAGGCGGAAACGATCGATCCCGAGACGGGCCTGATGCTCCCGGCAAAGAAGGTGCGGGGCTCTCTCAAGGGCGGATCAATCCGCATGGTCTCCGCCGGGCACAAGCCGAGGCGCTGGTTTCTCGGCGAAGGCATCGAGACCGTCCTTTCGGTCTATTGGTCCCTCGTCGAGGCTGGCTCCGCCCTCATAGAGGGCGCGGAATTCCGCACAAGCGTGGATCTCGACAACCTTGGCGGCAAGGCCAAGGGCCGCGTTCGACATCCGACGAAGACCTTCGTCGACTCCAAGGGCCGCACGCGGCCGGTCATCGCGCGTGACGACACGCCAGTGGACCCCGAGCTGGATTGGCCTGTCATCTTTATCCCGCCGAGCGTCGACGAGCTCGTCCTCCTCGGCGACGGAGACAGCGATCCTTTCACCACCCGCCTGGCGCTGTTGCGCGCGGCCAAGCGATTTTCGCGGGAATATCCCGCTCTCGCCATAAAACTGGCGATGAGCGAGGAAGGTCTGGATTTCAATGATATGCGTATGAGGCAGCGCTGGTGA
- a CDS encoding winged helix-turn-helix domain-containing protein, giving the protein MIGNRHPQPRSARRSAGPEPLRAPLREDRSTVDSEADDRSNLYFALRNLSSGRLTHMEAEIASLLYRRAQVSKEALLAATHDPSKGDDERTVDIVKVHISALRRKLAPAGVRIETIRPGFYRFDAQAKARLRQLLGAAEA; this is encoded by the coding sequence ATGATCGGCAACCGCCATCCCCAGCCACGCTCTGCCCGTCGGTCAGCCGGTCCGGAGCCGCTGCGCGCGCCGCTCCGTGAAGATCGTTCTACGGTAGACAGCGAAGCGGATGACCGCTCCAACCTCTATTTCGCGCTCCGCAATCTTTCCTCTGGCCGCCTGACGCATATGGAGGCCGAGATTGCCTCCCTGCTCTACCGGCGCGCCCAGGTTTCGAAAGAGGCACTGCTTGCGGCGACCCATGATCCGAGCAAGGGCGACGACGAGCGGACCGTCGATATCGTCAAAGTCCATATATCGGCGCTCCGTCGGAAGCTCGCCCCCGCGGGGGTGAGAATCGAGACTATACGACCGGGTTTTTATCGCTTCGACGCGCAAGCAAAGGCGCGCCTGCGACAGCTCCTGGGAGCCGCCGAAGCATGA